Proteins encoded in a region of the Ancylobacter sp. SL191 genome:
- a CDS encoding CMD domain-containing protein, translating to MSDTAPATVPAAPLPDVIDTVLGLDASSPTLALREERAKLKHLTQTSYLAALRPAEPRNFSYARRAALAARMAAAWKALELNAHYTAALAAEGGDAEDVRIADPAFRPEDATSPLAVLLRHVDLVTLSPKAATRAHVEALKAAGLDDRDIVALAGLIAFVNYQVLLVAGLKMLRDH from the coding sequence ATGAGTGACACCGCCCCCGCGACCGTGCCTGCCGCACCGCTGCCGGACGTCATCGACACCGTCCTCGGCCTCGATGCCTCGTCGCCGACGCTGGCGCTGCGGGAGGAGCGCGCCAAGCTCAAGCATCTGACTCAGACCAGCTACCTCGCCGCGTTGCGACCCGCCGAACCGCGCAACTTCTCCTATGCCCGCCGCGCCGCGCTCGCCGCGCGCATGGCGGCGGCGTGGAAGGCATTGGAGCTCAACGCCCATTACACCGCCGCGCTGGCGGCGGAGGGTGGCGATGCTGAGGATGTCCGCATCGCCGATCCCGCCTTCCGGCCGGAGGATGCGACCAGCCCGCTCGCCGTGCTGCTGCGCCATGTCGATCTGGTCACGCTGAGTCCGAAGGCGGCGACCCGCGCCCATGTCGAGGCGCTGAAGGCCGCCGGGCTCGATGATCGCGACATCGTTGCCCTCGCCGGCCTCATCGCCTTCGTGAATTATCAGGTGCTGCTCGTCGCCGGCCTGAAGATGCTGCGGGATCACTGA
- a CDS encoding NAD(P)-binding domain-containing protein: MTSQGIEALDELNRRVRHDLACLNYPPANWSVPVPSPDGRPVSDVVIIGGGMCGLVAWFALTRAGVRNIRIIDKAPKGKEGPWVTYARMETLRSPKILLGPALGMASLTFRMWFTARFGESAWEELFRIPRPMWMDYLNWYRDVLAIPVENDMPVSRILPREDGLMELEIAGGAGILTRKVVMATGRDGLGEPTIPYFVAPIERHRLWAHSADPVDFARLAGKRVVVIGVGASAVDNAAEALEAGAAEVRLLARRPTMPTVNKLMGIGSYGVTAGFPRIAPEWRWRMMDYSTKQQTPAPHNSTLRVSRHPNAFFHFDCGIGSVREENGEVVITTVKGREFRTDFVILGTGFSIDPVAREELADYRDAIACWEDRFTPPPEEANRDLGRFPWLADDFSFTEKVPGTAPWLANIHCFNYGATMSLGKVSGDIPAISEGAHWLAQGIAGALFIRDIDAHWQALLAYAKPELDGSEWTDADAPVDASIGAPVAQQKTA; encoded by the coding sequence ATGACCAGTCAGGGGATCGAGGCGCTCGATGAGCTCAACCGCCGTGTGCGGCATGACCTCGCCTGCCTCAACTATCCGCCGGCCAACTGGTCGGTGCCGGTGCCCTCGCCGGATGGCCGCCCGGTCAGCGATGTCGTCATCATCGGCGGCGGCATGTGCGGGCTGGTGGCGTGGTTCGCGCTCACCCGAGCCGGGGTGCGCAATATCCGCATCATCGACAAGGCGCCGAAGGGCAAGGAAGGCCCATGGGTGACCTATGCCCGCATGGAGACGTTGCGCTCGCCGAAGATCCTGCTCGGCCCGGCGCTCGGCATGGCCTCGCTCACTTTCCGCATGTGGTTCACCGCCCGCTTCGGCGAGAGCGCGTGGGAGGAGCTGTTCCGCATCCCCCGGCCGATGTGGATGGACTATCTCAACTGGTATCGCGACGTGCTCGCCATTCCCGTCGAGAACGACATGCCGGTCTCGCGCATCCTGCCGCGCGAGGATGGGCTGATGGAGCTGGAGATCGCCGGCGGGGCTGGCATCCTGACCCGCAAGGTGGTGATGGCCACCGGCCGCGACGGGCTGGGCGAGCCGACGATCCCCTATTTCGTCGCCCCGATCGAACGGCACCGGCTCTGGGCCCATTCGGCCGATCCGGTGGATTTCGCCAGGCTCGCCGGCAAGCGCGTGGTGGTGATCGGCGTCGGCGCCTCGGCGGTGGACAATGCGGCGGAGGCGCTGGAGGCGGGAGCCGCCGAGGTGCGCCTGCTCGCCCGGCGCCCGACCATGCCGACCGTCAACAAGCTGATGGGCATCGGTTCCTATGGCGTCACTGCCGGCTTCCCGCGCATCGCGCCGGAATGGCGCTGGCGGATGATGGATTATTCCACCAAGCAGCAGACCCCGGCGCCGCACAATTCCACCCTGCGGGTGAGCCGCCACCCCAACGCCTTTTTCCATTTCGACTGCGGCATCGGCTCGGTGCGCGAGGAGAACGGCGAGGTGGTCATCACCACGGTGAAGGGACGCGAGTTCCGTACCGATTTCGTCATCCTCGGCACCGGCTTCTCCATCGATCCGGTGGCGCGCGAGGAGCTCGCCGACTACCGCGACGCCATCGCCTGCTGGGAGGACCGCTTCACCCCGCCGCCGGAGGAAGCCAATCGCGATCTCGGCCGCTTCCCGTGGCTGGCCGACGACTTCTCCTTCACCGAGAAGGTGCCGGGCACCGCGCCCTGGCTCGCCAACATCCACTGCTTCAATTACGGGGCGACGATGAGCCTCGGCAAGGTCTCGGGCGACATCCCCGCCATCAGCGAGGGCGCGCACTGGCTGGCGCAGGGCATCGCCGGCGCCCTGTTCATCCGCGACATCGACGCCCACTGGCAGGCGCTGCTCGCCTACGCCAAGCCCGAACTCGACGGCTCGGAATGGACCGATGCCGACGCTCCCGTCGATGCCTCCATCGGCGCGCCCGTCGCCCAGCAGAAGACCGCGTGA
- a CDS encoding chemotaxis protein CheA, with the protein MSASGTPDLSQFSMLDLFRAELETQSQALTQALLTLEREPTSAPHLEAAMRAAHSLKGSARIVELMPAVRVAHAMEECLVAAQHGKLRLSRAPIDALLRGVDLLALVADPATEGAEDGPAAAQIDGFLAALAQATAQDDGAPALSPPEAPAPEPARPVPPPPPEPVSESGERMIRITATSMTRLLGLAGESLIEARRLRPFADSLTRLRREHTALARALDSVRATLPPGTEDGPTAQALMLARGALEDGRQALEARLAELDALDRRSTDLANRLYNETLASRMRPFEDGVRAYARTVRDLAHALGKSARLEIIGGSTGIDRDILDQLDAPLGHLLRNAIDHGLETPEQRRATGKPEEGIIRLEARHHAGLLQILIADDGHGIDLSALRHAVVTRRLIGADAAAGLSEGELLDFLFLPGFSMKEVVSDVSGRGVGLDAVQTMVRQVRGKVRVTTQPGAGTTFLLELPLTLSVIRTLLVDIAGEPYALPLAGLTRTLRVPREAVQLLEGRPHIGVDGQRIGLVTAHELLGLGDAEAGGNELAVVVIGNGAGAYGLVVDAFRGERELVVRPLDPRLGKIKDIAAAALMEDGAPVLIVDMDDLLRSADKLAAAGSLRGIAGPRGSAPRSGASACWWSTIRSPCASWSASCSSITAMRWRWPSMAWMAGTSCARRASTSW; encoded by the coding sequence ATGAGCGCCTCCGGCACGCCCGATCTCAGCCAGTTCTCCATGCTCGACCTGTTCCGCGCCGAGCTGGAGACGCAGTCGCAGGCACTGACGCAGGCCCTGCTGACGCTGGAGCGCGAGCCGACCTCCGCGCCGCATCTGGAAGCGGCGATGCGGGCGGCGCATTCGCTCAAGGGCTCGGCGCGCATTGTCGAACTGATGCCGGCGGTGCGGGTGGCGCACGCCATGGAGGAGTGCCTCGTCGCCGCCCAGCACGGCAAGCTGCGGCTGAGCCGTGCTCCTATCGACGCGCTGCTGCGCGGCGTGGACCTGCTGGCGCTGGTCGCCGACCCGGCGACGGAGGGCGCCGAGGACGGCCCGGCGGCGGCCCAGATCGACGGCTTCCTCGCCGCGCTGGCGCAGGCGACCGCGCAGGATGACGGTGCGCCAGCCCTTTCTCCCCCGGAGGCGCCGGCGCCAGAACCGGCGCGCCCGGTCCCGCCACCTCCGCCCGAGCCCGTCAGCGAGAGCGGCGAGCGGATGATCCGCATCACCGCCACGAGCATGACGCGCCTGCTCGGCCTCGCCGGCGAATCGCTGATCGAGGCGCGGCGGCTGCGACCCTTCGCCGACAGCCTCACCCGTCTGCGCCGCGAGCACACCGCCCTCGCCCGCGCGCTCGACAGCGTGCGCGCCACCCTGCCGCCCGGCACGGAGGACGGCCCGACCGCGCAGGCGCTGATGCTGGCGCGCGGTGCGCTGGAGGATGGCCGGCAGGCGCTGGAAGCGCGGCTGGCCGAACTCGACGCGCTCGACCGGCGCAGCACCGACCTCGCCAACCGGCTCTATAACGAGACGCTGGCGAGCCGGATGCGGCCCTTCGAGGATGGTGTGCGGGCCTATGCCCGCACCGTGCGCGACCTCGCCCATGCGCTCGGCAAGAGCGCGCGGCTGGAGATCATCGGCGGCTCGACCGGGATCGACCGCGACATTCTCGACCAGCTCGACGCCCCGCTCGGCCATCTGCTGCGCAACGCCATCGACCATGGGCTGGAAACACCCGAGCAGCGCCGCGCCACCGGCAAGCCGGAGGAAGGCATTATCCGCCTCGAAGCCCGCCACCATGCCGGGCTGCTGCAGATCCTTATCGCCGATGACGGCCACGGCATCGACCTCTCCGCCCTGCGCCACGCCGTGGTCACCCGCCGGCTGATCGGCGCCGACGCGGCGGCGGGGCTGAGCGAGGGGGAACTGCTGGACTTCCTGTTCCTGCCGGGCTTCTCGATGAAGGAGGTGGTGAGCGACGTCTCCGGGCGCGGCGTCGGGCTGGACGCGGTGCAGACCATGGTGCGGCAGGTGCGCGGCAAGGTGCGCGTGACCACGCAGCCGGGTGCGGGCACCACTTTCCTGCTGGAACTGCCGCTCACCCTTTCGGTCATCCGCACCCTGCTGGTCGACATCGCCGGCGAGCCCTACGCTCTGCCGCTGGCCGGGCTTACCCGCACGCTGCGGGTGCCGCGCGAGGCGGTGCAGCTTCTGGAGGGGCGCCCGCATATCGGCGTGGACGGGCAGCGCATCGGCTTGGTCACCGCCCATGAGCTGCTGGGTCTGGGCGACGCGGAGGCGGGCGGGAACGAACTCGCCGTGGTGGTGATCGGCAACGGCGCCGGCGCCTATGGGCTGGTGGTCGACGCCTTTCGCGGCGAGCGCGAGCTGGTTGTGCGCCCGCTCGACCCGCGCCTCGGCAAGATCAAGGACATCGCTGCCGCCGCGCTGATGGAGGACGGCGCGCCGGTGCTGATCGTCGACATGGACGACCTGCTGCGCTCGGCCGACAAGCTGGCCGCCGCAGGCAGCCTGCGCGGCATTGCCGGCCCGCGCGGCAGCGCCCCGCGCAGCGGCGCAAGCGCGTGCTGGTGGTCGACGATTCGCTCACCGTGCGCGAGCTGGAGCGCAAGCTGCTCGAGCATCACGGCTATGAGGTGGAGGTGGCCGTCGATGGCATGGATGGCTGGAACGTCGTGCGCTCGGAGGGCTTCGACCTCGTGGTGA
- a CDS encoding peroxidase-related enzyme (This protein belongs to a clade of uncharacterized proteins related to peroxidases such as the alkylhydroperoxidase AhpD.), with the protein MSAPTDTTDAPRETVHAFTTQPLDWRPYVGMVDYDRATDAQREALSMTPSNKGISPYVLVLAHEPEALRERTPLFNDIMYSEGGLSRGGRELGALGASVVNRCVYCAAVHAARYIQLEKKPEVVEEIYAKETKADLPAPEQALFDFAVDLTANPGDVGGYHLYHLRNSGLSDLEILDLIHSVAIFGWANRLMHTLGEPLRKA; encoded by the coding sequence ATGAGCGCCCCCACCGACACGACCGACGCCCCGCGCGAGACCGTCCACGCCTTCACCACGCAGCCGCTGGACTGGCGCCCTTATGTCGGCATGGTCGACTATGACAGAGCAACGGACGCCCAGCGCGAGGCGCTGAGCATGACGCCCTCCAATAAGGGCATCTCGCCCTATGTGCTGGTGCTCGCCCATGAGCCGGAGGCGCTGCGCGAGCGCACGCCTTTGTTCAACGACATCATGTACAGCGAGGGCGGCCTGTCGCGCGGCGGGCGCGAGCTCGGCGCGCTCGGCGCCTCCGTGGTCAATCGCTGCGTCTATTGCGCCGCCGTCCATGCCGCCCGCTACATCCAGCTCGAGAAGAAGCCGGAGGTGGTGGAGGAGATCTATGCGAAGGAGACCAAGGCGGACCTGCCGGCCCCCGAGCAGGCGCTGTTCGACTTCGCGGTGGACCTGACCGCCAACCCCGGCGATGTCGGCGGCTACCATCTCTATCACCTGCGCAATAGCGGGCTGTCGGATCTGGAAATCCTCGACCTCATCCATTCCGTTGCCATTTTCGGCTGGGCCAACCGGCTGATGCACACGCTCGGCGAACCGCTGCGAAAGGCCTGA
- a CDS encoding response regulator — translation MRELERKLLEHHGYEVEVAVDGMDGWNVVRSEGFDLVVTDVDMPRMDGIELVTLMRRDPRLRNLPVMIVSYKDREEDRRRGLDAGADYYLTKGSFHDETLIQAVTDLIGPAVG, via the coding sequence GTGCGCGAGCTGGAGCGCAAGCTGCTCGAGCATCACGGCTATGAGGTGGAGGTGGCCGTCGATGGCATGGATGGCTGGAACGTCGTGCGCTCGGAGGGCTTCGACCTCGTGGTGACCGATGTCGACATGCCGCGCATGGACGGGATCGAGCTGGTGACGCTGATGCGCCGCGACCCGCGCCTGCGCAACCTGCCGGTGATGATCGTCTCCTACAAGGACCGCGAGGAGGACCGGCGCCGTGGTCTCGACGCCGGCGCGGACTATTATCTGACCAAGGGCAGCTTCCATGACGAGACGCTGATCCAGGCGGTGACCGATCTCATCGGGCCAGCCGTCGGATGA
- a CDS encoding MATE family efflux transporter — MDPNSPPASPNVRPFTVGHGDVLRIAVPMMAAYLSTPLVGLVATMVVGQLGEEALIGGVALAAVIFDVIFVSFNFLRAATAGFTAQSLGAGDRVAEQRMLLSGLLIALAGGLLILAVHAPLGRLSLAVLGAEGEVAQAASVYFGWRIWSAPFALVNFVIFGWVIGLGRSISAMVLQTLLNGLNLALSLWWVLGLGWGLAGLALASLAAEAATTLAGLVLIAVRTDRRLWTLPSLPELKRLFSVNSDMMIRSFALLLGLSFFTRQSGTLGIDILAANTILLRFYFFGVAFLDGVATAAEQLAGRAVGARYRPAFDRVIALTTLWGFVFAVLVSLGFLALSGTVIALAAPGPEVARLAYLYLPYAVALPIIGVVAFQMDGVYIGATWSREMRNLMLASLVLYVAACAVLQPLLGNHGLWIALGLFQCARSVAFRWMLPRLATRTMGPASA, encoded by the coding sequence GTGGACCCGAACTCCCCTCCCGCCAGCCCTAATGTCCGGCCGTTCACGGTCGGCCATGGCGACGTGCTGCGCATCGCCGTGCCGATGATGGCGGCGTACCTCTCGACGCCGCTGGTCGGGCTCGTCGCCACCATGGTGGTCGGCCAGCTCGGCGAGGAGGCGTTGATCGGCGGCGTGGCGCTGGCCGCGGTGATCTTCGACGTCATCTTCGTCTCGTTTAATTTCCTGCGCGCCGCCACCGCCGGATTCACCGCCCAGTCGCTCGGCGCCGGCGACCGGGTGGCCGAGCAGCGCATGCTGCTGAGCGGGCTCTTGATCGCGCTTGCCGGCGGGCTGCTCATCCTCGCGGTCCATGCCCCGCTCGGCCGGCTGAGCCTCGCCGTGCTCGGGGCGGAGGGCGAGGTGGCGCAGGCGGCGAGCGTCTATTTCGGCTGGCGCATCTGGTCGGCGCCCTTCGCGCTGGTGAATTTCGTCATTTTCGGCTGGGTCATCGGCCTCGGGCGGTCGATCAGCGCCATGGTGCTGCAAACCCTGCTGAACGGGCTCAACCTCGCCTTGAGCCTGTGGTGGGTGCTCGGCCTCGGCTGGGGGCTGGCAGGCCTCGCCCTCGCCAGTCTGGCGGCGGAGGCGGCGACGACGCTGGCCGGGCTGGTGCTGATCGCCGTCCGTACCGACCGGCGGCTGTGGACCCTGCCGAGCCTGCCGGAGCTGAAGCGGCTGTTCTCGGTCAATTCCGACATGATGATCCGCTCCTTCGCGCTGCTTCTCGGGCTCTCCTTCTTCACCCGGCAGAGCGGCACGCTGGGCATCGACATCCTCGCCGCCAACACCATCCTGCTGCGCTTCTATTTCTTCGGCGTCGCCTTTCTCGATGGCGTCGCCACCGCCGCCGAGCAGCTCGCCGGGCGGGCGGTGGGCGCGCGCTACCGGCCGGCCTTCGACCGGGTGATCGCGCTCACCACGCTGTGGGGCTTCGTCTTCGCCGTGCTGGTGTCGCTCGGCTTCCTCGCATTGTCCGGCACGGTGATCGCGCTCGCCGCCCCCGGTCCCGAGGTGGCGCGCCTCGCTTATCTCTATCTGCCCTATGCGGTGGCGCTGCCGATCATCGGCGTCGTCGCCTTCCAGATGGACGGGGTCTATATCGGCGCCACCTGGTCGCGCGAGATGCGCAACCTCATGCTGGCCTCGCTGGTGCTCTATGTTGCCGCCTGCGCCGTGCTTCAGCCGCTCCTCGGCAATCACGGCCTGTGGATCGCGCTCGGCCTGTTCCAGTGCGCGCGCAGCGTGGCGTTCCGCTGGATGCTGCCGCGCCTCGCCACCCGCACCATGGGCCCGGCATCGGCCTGA
- the cheB gene encoding chemotaxis-specific protein-glutamate methyltransferase CheB gives MRIGIVNDLPMAAELLRRIIVAAPEHQVAWIAADGREAVAACARDLPDLVLMDITMPHMDGVEATRRIMAATPCPILLVTASIDANVSGVYEAMGHGALDAVDIPTARGDDPVAPAATLLAKIATIGKLVGDGRTPRPAPAAPETRGPRTLVAIGASAGGPAAVAAVLSRLPAGFPAALVLVQHVDPKFVPGLASWLAQQARLPVRPAASGDRPEAGTLLIAATADHMVLTAAGDLAYTAEPVSYPYRPSVDVFFESAARHWRGPLLGVLLTGMGRDGAQGLLTLRKAGHLTIAQDQASSAVYGMPKAAAALGAAADILPLALIADRLTEAIGRPSDEVVP, from the coding sequence ATGAGGATCGGGATCGTCAATGACCTGCCAATGGCCGCCGAGCTGCTGCGCCGGATCATCGTCGCCGCGCCGGAGCATCAGGTCGCCTGGATCGCCGCCGACGGGCGCGAGGCGGTGGCCGCCTGCGCGCGCGACCTACCCGATCTCGTGCTGATGGACATCACCATGCCGCACATGGACGGCGTGGAAGCGACCCGCCGCATCATGGCAGCGACGCCCTGCCCGATCCTGCTGGTCACCGCCAGCATCGATGCCAATGTGTCGGGCGTCTATGAGGCGATGGGCCATGGCGCGCTCGACGCCGTCGACATCCCGACCGCGCGCGGCGACGACCCGGTGGCGCCGGCCGCCACGCTGCTCGCCAAGATCGCCACCATCGGCAAGCTGGTCGGCGACGGACGGACGCCGCGCCCGGCCCCGGCGGCGCCGGAAACACGCGGCCCGCGCACGCTCGTCGCCATCGGTGCCTCGGCGGGCGGACCGGCGGCGGTGGCCGCGGTGCTCTCCCGGCTTCCCGCCGGCTTTCCCGCCGCGCTGGTGCTGGTGCAGCATGTCGACCCGAAATTCGTGCCGGGGCTCGCGAGCTGGCTCGCCCAGCAGGCGCGCCTGCCGGTACGCCCGGCGGCGAGCGGTGATCGGCCGGAAGCCGGCACGCTGCTCATCGCCGCCACCGCCGACCATATGGTGCTGACTGCCGCCGGTGATCTCGCCTACACTGCCGAGCCGGTGAGCTATCCCTACCGGCCCTCGGTCGATGTATTCTTCGAGAGCGCTGCCCGGCACTGGCGAGGACCGCTGCTGGGCGTGCTGCTCACCGGCATGGGGCGCGATGGCGCCCAGGGCCTGCTCACTTTGCGCAAGGCGGGCCATCTCACCATTGCCCAGGATCAGGCGAGCTCCGCCGTCTATGGCATGCCCAAGGCCGCCGCAGCGCTGGGCGCGGCCGCTGACATATTGCCGCTCGCTCTTATCGCCGATCGCCTCACCGAGGCAATCGGCCGCCCGTCAGACGAGGTTGTTCCATGA
- a CDS encoding diguanylate cyclase — MIRDTDPDPHGAHLPPGAEKYLSMVLLVDDQVLICEAVRRALSTEPDLDFHYCTDPLEALRIAEEVKPTVILQDLVMPGMDGLDLVRRYRDTPTTHAVPVIVLSAKDEPAVKSAAFQAGANDYLVKLPDRIELIARIRYHTRAYLDHVQRDAAYTALRESQRQLMQANLELERLTRIDGLTGLGNRRYFDEYMLAEWRRALRIHAPIALLMIDVDNFKRYNDSHGHLAGDDVLRKVADAIQEGVGRSGDLAARFGGEEFVVVLLNTELARAQEVADQIMARIHALDIPAQDGHVTISIGAAAMVPIDGVSPEDLIKAADLALFRAKSNGRDRVEIELID; from the coding sequence ATGATACGTGACACGGACCCTGATCCGCACGGGGCTCATCTGCCGCCGGGGGCGGAGAAGTACCTGTCCATGGTGCTGCTGGTGGACGACCAGGTGCTGATCTGCGAGGCCGTGCGCCGCGCGCTGTCGACCGAGCCGGACCTCGATTTCCACTACTGCACCGACCCGCTGGAGGCGCTGCGCATCGCCGAGGAGGTGAAGCCAACCGTCATCCTGCAGGATCTCGTCATGCCCGGCATGGACGGGCTCGACCTCGTGCGTCGCTACCGCGACACGCCGACGACCCACGCCGTGCCGGTGATCGTGCTCTCGGCCAAGGACGAGCCGGCGGTGAAGAGCGCCGCCTTCCAGGCCGGGGCGAACGACTATCTGGTCAAGCTGCCGGACCGTATCGAGCTGATCGCCCGCATTCGCTACCACACCCGCGCCTATCTCGATCATGTTCAGCGCGACGCGGCCTATACCGCGCTGCGCGAGAGCCAGCGCCAGCTGATGCAGGCCAATCTGGAGCTGGAGCGCCTCACCCGCATCGACGGGCTGACCGGGCTCGGCAACCGCCGCTATTTCGACGAGTACATGCTCGCCGAATGGCGCCGGGCGCTGCGCATCCACGCCCCGATCGCCCTGCTGATGATCGATGTCGACAATTTCAAGCGCTACAATGACAGCCATGGCCATCTGGCCGGCGACGACGTGCTGCGCAAGGTCGCCGATGCCATCCAGGAGGGGGTCGGGCGCTCGGGCGATCTCGCCGCGCGGTTCGGCGGCGAGGAGTTCGTCGTGGTTCTGCTCAATACCGAGCTCGCGAGGGCGCAGGAGGTGGCCGATCAGATCATGGCCCGCATCCACGCGCTCGACATTCCCGCGCAGGACGGCCATGTCACCATCAGCATCGGCGCCGCCGCCATGGTGCCGATCGACGGGGTGAGCCCGGAAGACCTCATCAAGGCCGCCGACCTCGCCCTGTTCCGCGCCAAGTCGAATGGCCGCGACCGGGTGGAGATCGAGCTCATCGACTGA
- a CDS encoding chemotaxis protein CheW yields the protein MAAPEDDIKPDAPRTGESVGAGGLLARPLPPGYRAEWARHIAAPRRETEAAQASARKVLIFRLGREWLALPAGLVTEITEPRRSHSLPHRRDRLVRGIVNVRGELLVKVALGELLGTAEADDGGRATGFARLVVIGDAERRRVAFEADEVHGLHRCTDAELRPLPATVERAGARFTDALIDWQGHAVGRLNGPALLDALGRGLA from the coding sequence ATGGCGGCGCCCGAGGATGACATCAAGCCCGACGCCCCCCGGACGGGCGAAAGCGTCGGCGCCGGCGGCCTGCTCGCCCGCCCGCTGCCGCCGGGCTACCGCGCCGAATGGGCCCGCCACATCGCCGCGCCGCGCCGCGAGACCGAGGCGGCGCAGGCGAGCGCGCGGAAAGTGCTGATCTTCCGCCTCGGCCGCGAATGGCTCGCCCTGCCGGCCGGGCTGGTGACCGAGATCACCGAGCCCCGGCGCAGCCACAGCCTGCCGCACCGGCGCGACCGGCTGGTGCGCGGTATCGTCAATGTGCGCGGCGAATTGCTGGTGAAGGTCGCGCTCGGCGAACTCCTCGGCACCGCGGAGGCAGACGATGGCGGGCGCGCCACCGGCTTTGCCCGGCTCGTGGTGATTGGCGATGCCGAACGCCGCCGCGTCGCCTTCGAGGCCGACGAGGTGCATGGCCTGCATCGCTGCACGGACGCCGAGCTGCGCCCGCTCCCCGCCACCGTCGAGCGGGCGGGCGCGCGCTTCACCGATGCGTTGATCGACTGGCAGGGCCACGCGGTGGGGCGGCTCAACGGCCCCGCGCTGCTCGACGCGCTCGGGCGGGGGCTGGCATGA
- a CDS encoding 2-hydroxychromene-2-carboxylate isomerase: MRKTVYYFHALSSPWAYLGWPQFKALIEKHDLDVVVRPTRIVPENGGVPLRSRPQPRQDYHAVELDRWRKRLNMPLVLKPAHYPTNNEFSARMVIAADRLGLPALELSHALLRALWSEEKDVTDPAVRIAVANALGLDGEKLQAMEDEPAIMQAWLDSHEEATRRGVFGTPTWIYKDVLYWGQDRLSFLDEALSED; this comes from the coding sequence ATGCGCAAGACCGTTTATTACTTCCACGCTCTGTCCTCGCCCTGGGCCTATCTCGGCTGGCCGCAGTTCAAGGCGCTGATCGAGAAGCATGATCTCGACGTGGTGGTGCGCCCGACCCGCATCGTGCCGGAAAATGGCGGCGTGCCGCTGCGCTCGCGCCCGCAGCCGCGGCAGGATTATCACGCGGTGGAGCTCGATCGCTGGCGCAAGCGGCTGAACATGCCGCTGGTTCTGAAGCCGGCTCACTACCCGACCAATAACGAGTTCTCCGCCCGCATGGTCATTGCCGCCGACCGGCTCGGCCTGCCGGCGCTGGAGCTGAGCCACGCCTTGCTGCGCGCGCTGTGGAGCGAGGAGAAGGACGTGACCGACCCGGCCGTACGCATCGCGGTGGCCAATGCCCTCGGCCTCGATGGCGAAAAGCTGCAGGCGATGGAGGACGAGCCCGCCATCATGCAGGCCTGGCTCGACAGCCATGAGGAAGCGACGCGGCGCGGCGTGTTCGGCACCCCGACCTGGATCTACAAGGACGTGCTCTATTGGGGCCAGGACCGCCTGAGCTTCCTCGATGAAGCGCTGTCGGAGGATTGA